A part of Meiothermus sp. CFH 77666 genomic DNA contains:
- a CDS encoding IS4 family transposase, whose translation DRTEWAFGRQQLNVMMLGVVYQGLTLPLVWRVLDKDGHSHTDERKALMKQLLRVLPAEQIQCLVADREFIGQRWWRWLKRRQVRFCIRIKENARYTQDRTGTVKHLFAHLPLGQYEQARKTYTIYGNKVQLVGMRLKEEWLILATNADPSQALAAYKQRWGIECLFAAMKSRGFNLEDTHLTHPERIEKLIALISLALVWCVLIGEWLAEQKELKIKKHGRKPISLFRRGLDFLRQILFFLPAKRHDLDNCFRLLSCT comes from the coding sequence GGATCGTACCGAGTGGGCGTTTGGCAGACAGCAGTTGAATGTGATGATGCTGGGGGTGGTGTACCAGGGGTTGACCCTGCCCCTGGTGTGGAGGGTGCTGGATAAGGACGGTCATAGCCATACCGACGAACGCAAAGCCTTGATGAAACAACTCCTGCGGGTGCTTCCGGCGGAGCAAATCCAGTGCCTGGTGGCGGATCGGGAGTTTATCGGTCAGCGGTGGTGGCGATGGCTCAAACGAAGGCAGGTCAGGTTCTGCATCCGCATCAAGGAGAATGCCCGCTATACCCAGGATCGCACAGGTACGGTCAAACACCTCTTTGCCCATCTCCCCCTGGGCCAGTATGAGCAAGCAAGGAAGACCTACACCATCTATGGCAATAAAGTGCAACTGGTGGGGATGCGGCTCAAGGAGGAGTGGCTGATTCTAGCCACCAACGCCGACCCTTCCCAGGCTCTGGCGGCCTACAAACAGCGCTGGGGTATCGAATGCCTTTTTGCGGCCATGAAGAGCCGGGGCTTCAACCTTGAGGATACCCACCTGACCCACCCTGAGCGTATCGAGAAGCTGATAGCGCTGATCAGTCTGGCGCTGGTCTGGTGTGTGCTGATTGGTGAATGGCTGGCCGAGCAAAAAGAACTCAAAATCAAGAAGCACGGTCGTAAGCCGATCAGCCTTTTCCGCAGGGGCCTGGACTTCTTACGCCAGATCCTGTTCTTCCTGCCAGCTAAAAGACACGACCTGGACAACTGTTTCAGGCTTTTGTCGTGTACCTAG
- a CDS encoding metal ABC transporter substrate-binding protein: MPVLTLLLIFLFSTAWAQSLTVAATTPILADLVREVGGSRLEVFSVVPRGADPHSFEPRPSTIRELARARLLFANGLSLETFLHRLEAGLPRGAQVVLLSDGAPNLICISEAERKAELQQGLDVHRHGLCDPHLWLEPTYARLYAQRIQEALSALDPAGRRHYANQLSDFLRRLEVVSNETKACLASIPPAARRLVVQHDAFRYAARYFSFEVVGSLAHFSGQQRGPRALSELAQRMQREGVRVVAVEPQFAQREAQSLAEATGAKVITLLSDTLTLETPTYLALLRHNGQTLCKAFSP; this comes from the coding sequence ATGCCGGTTCTTACGCTCCTGCTCATTTTCCTTTTTTCGACGGCCTGGGCACAGTCGCTGACTGTGGCCGCTACCACTCCTATCCTGGCCGACCTGGTGCGCGAGGTCGGGGGAAGCCGCCTGGAAGTGTTCTCCGTGGTGCCCAGGGGGGCCGACCCCCACAGTTTTGAGCCAAGGCCCTCGACCATCAGGGAATTAGCACGAGCCCGTCTTCTTTTTGCTAATGGGCTTTCCCTCGAGACTTTCCTTCACAGGCTGGAAGCTGGCCTTCCCCGGGGGGCCCAGGTGGTGCTCCTCAGCGATGGAGCTCCAAACCTGATCTGCATCAGCGAGGCCGAGCGAAAAGCCGAGCTCCAGCAAGGGCTGGATGTCCACCGGCATGGTCTGTGCGACCCGCACCTGTGGCTGGAGCCCACCTACGCCCGACTCTACGCCCAACGAATCCAGGAGGCCCTCAGCGCCCTCGACCCCGCCGGGCGCAGGCATTACGCCAACCAACTGTCCGACTTCCTACGAAGGCTCGAGGTCGTCAGCAATGAGACCAAGGCATGCCTGGCTAGCATTCCTCCTGCCGCACGCCGCCTGGTGGTGCAGCACGATGCCTTCCGCTACGCCGCCCGCTACTTCAGCTTTGAGGTAGTGGGCAGCCTGGCGCATTTCAGCGGCCAGCAGCGGGGGCCCAGAGCCCTCAGCGAGCTGGCCCAGCGGATGCAGCGGGAAGGGGTGCGGGTGGTGGCCGTCGAACCCCAGTTTGCCCAGCGGGAGGCCCAGAGCCTGGCCGAGGCCACGGGTGCGAAGGTTATTACCCTGTTATCCGATACCTTGACCCTCGAGACCCCCACCTACCTTGCTCTCCTACGCCACAACGGACAGACCCTTTGCAAAGCCTTTTCTCCATGA